The Desulfovibrio oxyclinae DSM 11498 genomic interval GCCACCGGTTGGGTTCCGGGCGATGCCAATTACCTCAAGCCGCTGGGATACGGCGAATCTTCCAAGATCGTCACCAGCGCGCAGTTCGAAGAAATGGTCAAGAAGGGTGAAAAGATTCCCGAGTCCGTTGCCTTTGTCTGCGATCCCGGCAAGCTGGTGGAACGCGTCGATTACGTGAAGGGCGAGACCTGCGAACCGGTCGAACCGCTTCCCTGCGACACCGATACCGAAGAAGCCGCTGCTGAAGGCGAGGGTGAAGACGAGGAATGCGAAGTCTTTGTCTACGAAGACAAGGAGTCTGCCCGTCACCTCGCATACAGCTCCGAACTGACCTCCCTGGTCGCCCTCAAGCAGGCCAACTACGTGGCCGACGCGGGCGGCATCGGATACATTCTCTACGACCACATGATGGTCCCGGGCATCAACGAGCAGTACTACAAGGCAGCTCAGGACAACCCGGCCGTAATGCTTTCCAAGGCTTCCGTCACCTCCGTGAAGGAAGAGGGCGGCAAGGTCGTGGTCGCCGCCAAGAACACGCTCCTCGGCCAGAGTGTCGAGTTCGCCGTGGACATGGTGGTTCTGCCCACCGCGCTGGTTCCGACCACCGCGCATGACCCGACCATCAACCTGGTCTACCGCCAGGGTCCGGCTTTCCCCGATCTGGAACTGTTCGACGGATTCGCCGACTCCAACTACATCTGCTTCCCGTACGAGACCCGCCGCACCGGCGTGTACGCTGCGGGTTGTGTCCGCCAGCCCATGGGCCTCGGACTCTGCCGCGAAGATGCGGCGGGCGCCGTGCTCAAGGCCGTGCAGTGCATCTCCTCCGCCAACCGCGGCGTAGCGGTGCACCCGCGCTCCGGAGACCTGAGCTACCCGGTGTTCAACTTCACTCGCTGCACGCAGTGTAAGCGTTGCACCGAAGAATGCCCGTTCGGCGCGCTGGACGACGATGAAAAGGGAACCCCGAAGCCGAACCCGACCCGTTGCCGCCGCTGCGGTACCTGCATGGGTGCTTGCCCGGAACGCGTCATCAGCTTCGACAACTACAACATCGACCAGATCGGTACCGCCATCAAGGAAGTGCGCGTTCCGGACAAGATCGACGAAGGCGGACCCCGCATTCTCGTCCTTGCCTGTGAAAACGACGCCTACCCTGCGCTCGACATGGCTGCCATCCGCGGCCGCACCTGGAACCCGTTCGTTCGTTTCATTCCGGTGCGCTGCCTCGGCTCCGTGAACGCCATCTGGGTCGCCGACGCCATGAGTAAGGGTGTTGACGGCGTGATGATGCTTGGCTGCAAATACGGTGACGACTACCAGTGTCACTTCATGAAGGGCTCCGAGCTCTGCAGCCGCCGCAAGGAAAACATCGCCGAATCCCTTGGCCGCCTGGGCGTCGAACCCGAGCGCGTGGAGCAGTACGAGGTTGCGATCGACGATTACGACACGGTCCCCGACCTGATCGAGGAATTCGTCGACTCCATCACCAAAAACTTCGGAC includes:
- a CDS encoding hydrogenase iron-sulfur subunit; the protein is MADKLGVYICEGCDIGKDLDVAAMAELVGKGKYSSICPVVKTNKVLCSPEAKAEIEADIKENELGGVVVCACSPRVKWDVFEFGKTQCERVNLREQAVWSFREDKANPGQLQEIARDYVHMGIAKASKSNNPDPEVPDCNKTILVMGGGFTGLNAALYATGMGYDVVLVEKEAELGGKARNFSKSFPLAYPYDQTQEVGLEALISEVKGNDKIRVITGATVENIEGAPGLYDVTVAGETLPIGSVVLATGWVPGDANYLKPLGYGESSKIVTSAQFEEMVKKGEKIPESVAFVCDPGKLVERVDYVKGETCEPVEPLPCDTDTEEAAAEGEGEDEECEVFVYEDKESARHLAYSSELTSLVALKQANYVADAGGIGYILYDHMMVPGINEQYYKAAQDNPAVMLSKASVTSVKEEGGKVVVAAKNTLLGQSVEFAVDMVVLPTALVPTTAHDPTINLVYRQGPAFPDLELFDGFADSNYICFPYETRRTGVYAAGCVRQPMGLGLCREDAAGAVLKAVQCISSANRGVAVHPRSGDLSYPVFNFTRCTQCKRCTEECPFGALDDDEKGTPKPNPTRCRRCGTCMGACPERVISFDNYNIDQIGTAIKEVRVPDKIDEGGPRILVLACENDAYPALDMAAIRGRTWNPFVRFIPVRCLGSVNAIWVADAMSKGVDGVMMLGCKYGDDYQCHFMKGSELCSRRKENIAESLGRLGVEPERVEQYEVAIDDYDTVPDLIEEFVDSITKNFGPNPFKGY